In Frondihabitans sp. PAMC 28766, a genomic segment contains:
- a CDS encoding aldo/keto reductase, giving the protein MTIESLPAQAAGTFDLGGDLTVNRLGFGSMQLTGPGVWGPPKDEAEAIRVLRRSVELGVNFIDTADSYGPAVAEPLIAKALKPYPSDLVIATKGGLTRSGPNEWPPVGRPEYLRQQTEMSLRWLGVDRIDLYQLHRIDAKVPLEDQVGELKKLQDEGKIRHIGLSEVSIDDVKAAQKVATIASVQNLFNLTDRSAEPLLDWSTEQGIAFIPWFPLATGSLAGEGSPLAELAEKKSATPSQLALAWLLKRSPVMLPIPGTSSVEHLDDNMHGAEIELSDAEFAELNAIA; this is encoded by the coding sequence CGCCGGCACCTTCGACCTCGGCGGAGACCTCACCGTCAACCGACTCGGTTTCGGCAGCATGCAGCTGACCGGCCCGGGAGTCTGGGGCCCGCCGAAAGACGAGGCCGAGGCGATCCGCGTGCTGCGGCGCTCGGTCGAGTTGGGCGTCAACTTCATCGACACCGCCGACTCGTACGGCCCGGCGGTCGCCGAACCCCTCATCGCAAAGGCGCTCAAGCCCTACCCGAGCGACCTCGTGATCGCGACCAAGGGCGGGCTCACTCGCTCGGGCCCGAACGAGTGGCCGCCGGTCGGTCGGCCCGAGTACCTCCGCCAGCAGACCGAGATGAGCCTCCGCTGGCTCGGCGTCGACCGCATCGACCTCTACCAGCTGCACCGCATCGATGCGAAGGTGCCGCTCGAAGACCAGGTTGGTGAGCTCAAGAAGCTGCAGGACGAGGGAAAGATCCGCCACATCGGCCTCAGCGAGGTCTCGATCGACGACGTGAAGGCAGCCCAGAAGGTCGCCACGATCGCCTCGGTGCAGAACCTCTTCAACCTGACCGACCGTTCGGCCGAGCCGCTGCTCGACTGGTCGACGGAGCAGGGCATCGCCTTCATCCCGTGGTTCCCGCTCGCGACCGGCTCGCTCGCAGGCGAAGGGTCGCCGTTGGCCGAGCTCGCCGAGAAGAAGAGTGCGACGCCGTCGCAACTCGCTCTGGCCTGGCTGCTCAAGCGCTCGCCCGTCATGCTGCCGATCCCGGGCACCTCAAGCGTCGAGCACCTCGACGACAACATGCACGGCGCCGAGATCGAGTTGAGCGACGCGGAGTTCGCCGAACTCAACGCGATCGCATAG
- a CDS encoding SDR family NAD(P)-dependent oxidoreductase: MAEPTAIPRSSHVRLAHSSRSLRPPRPRPRRDGAVGEGVVRRYLDAGADVVVPTRSQERADEFRALLGPAATERLHLVVHDYTSFAGADDLAVQMVANLGGIDDVVAPIGGWWAGRRLWEIDESDWSTAFVGLATAHMAVARAVIPRLTPGGSYAVVVGASASWPVPTSGLVSMEQAAVLMMQQVLVAELEGANRAFALVLGPVSTRVVAGEPGWVTADQVGLVAVGVSADASIDGRSIRMSEPTEIADALALVGAAEPAS; this comes from the coding sequence TTGGCAGAGCCAACCGCTATCCCAAGGAGTTCTCATGTCCGCCTCGCTCACTCTTCCCGATCTCTCCGGCCACCGCGTCCTCGTCCCCGGCGGGACGGGGCCGTCGGCGAAGGGGTCGTCCGCCGCTATCTCGACGCCGGGGCCGACGTCGTCGTACCGACCCGCAGCCAGGAGCGCGCCGACGAGTTCCGTGCCCTGCTGGGGCCGGCCGCCACCGAGCGCCTCCACCTCGTCGTCCACGACTACACGTCGTTCGCCGGAGCCGACGACCTCGCGGTGCAGATGGTGGCGAACCTCGGCGGAATCGACGACGTCGTGGCCCCGATCGGTGGCTGGTGGGCCGGCAGGCGACTCTGGGAGATCGACGAGTCGGACTGGTCCACAGCGTTCGTCGGGCTGGCGACAGCGCACATGGCTGTGGCTCGTGCCGTCATCCCGCGGCTGACGCCGGGCGGCTCGTACGCGGTCGTCGTCGGCGCCTCGGCATCCTGGCCCGTGCCGACCAGCGGTCTCGTCAGCATGGAGCAGGCCGCCGTGCTCATGATGCAGCAGGTTCTGGTCGCCGAGCTCGAGGGCGCCAACCGCGCGTTCGCGCTGGTGCTCGGCCCGGTCAGCACGCGCGTCGTGGCCGGTGAGCCCGGATGGGTGACCGCCGATCAGGTCGGGCTGGTCGCCGTCGGCGTCTCGGCGGACGCGAGCATCGACGGCCGGTCCATCCGCATGTCCGAGCCGACCGAGATCGCCGATGCGCTCGCGCTCGTCGGCGCCGCCGAGCCGGCGTCGTGA
- a CDS encoding MarR family winged helix-turn-helix transcriptional regulator, whose translation MTDDDALLPPARLRELTQWQVSKISTLGARLTAARMPLHGRADFAILSALDEYGPLSQAELGRRLGLDRNDVNGVVNRLDAAEQVVRETDPADRRRNIITITRAGSAHLSVLDGHAADVQAELVHTLDESERRQLHALLTKVLAGHTPQPA comes from the coding sequence ATGACAGACGACGACGCCCTTCTGCCGCCCGCCCGCCTCCGGGAGCTCACGCAGTGGCAGGTCAGCAAGATCTCCACCCTGGGGGCGCGACTCACCGCGGCACGGATGCCGCTGCACGGGCGGGCCGATTTCGCCATCCTGTCGGCGCTCGACGAGTACGGGCCCCTCAGCCAGGCCGAGCTCGGCCGCCGCCTCGGCCTCGACCGCAACGATGTCAACGGCGTCGTCAACCGACTGGACGCCGCAGAGCAGGTCGTCCGCGAGACCGACCCCGCCGACCGGCGCCGCAACATCATCACGATCACTCGAGCCGGCAGCGCCCACCTCTCTGTGCTCGACGGGCACGCTGCGGACGTCCAGGCCGAGCTTGTCCACACCCTCGACGAGTCCGAGCGGCGACAGCTCCACGCCCTCCTCACCAAGGTGCTCGCCGGCCACACGCCTCAGCCGGCCTGA
- a CDS encoding aldo/keto reductase, translated as MHYRTLGRTGIKVSPYALGALNFATSMGNTEDESARIIHKALDAGINLVDTADVYGDSEEIVGRALKGRRDDVVLATKFGRPLGDEPNHRGGSRRWVTKAVDASLRRLQTDWIDVYQMHRPDPDSDLEETISTLSDLVHAGKVRAFGTSALPVSDIVQAQWMSESRGLERLRTEQPPYSILNRSVEREIFPVAEQFGMGILVWGPLGQGMLTGRVRRGQETDLNRAKYMTTFTDERRIDAVEELVSLADEAGVSMPHLAMAFAISHPAVTSALLGARTEAQLDDLLAGVDTVLSDDVLDRIDEIVAPGTDIGTLDQAYVPASIAQVARRRRPFSERSAA; from the coding sequence ATGCACTACCGCACACTCGGCCGCACCGGCATCAAAGTCAGCCCCTACGCGCTCGGCGCGCTCAACTTCGCCACCTCGATGGGCAACACCGAAGACGAGTCCGCGCGCATCATCCACAAGGCTCTCGACGCCGGCATCAACCTCGTCGACACGGCCGACGTCTACGGCGACTCAGAGGAGATCGTCGGCCGCGCGCTGAAGGGCCGTCGCGACGACGTCGTGCTGGCCACGAAATTCGGTCGCCCGCTCGGCGACGAGCCGAACCATCGGGGCGGCTCGCGTCGGTGGGTCACGAAGGCGGTCGACGCATCGCTGCGCCGCCTCCAGACCGACTGGATCGACGTCTATCAGATGCACAGGCCCGACCCCGACAGCGACCTCGAAGAGACCATCTCGACGCTCAGCGACCTTGTCCACGCCGGCAAGGTCCGAGCCTTCGGTACATCGGCTCTCCCGGTCTCCGACATCGTCCAGGCGCAGTGGATGTCCGAAAGTCGCGGCCTCGAGCGCCTTCGCACCGAGCAGCCGCCCTACTCGATCCTCAATCGCAGCGTCGAGCGCGAGATCTTTCCCGTTGCCGAGCAGTTCGGGATGGGGATCCTCGTCTGGGGTCCCCTCGGGCAGGGCATGCTGACCGGCCGAGTGCGTCGCGGTCAGGAGACGGATCTCAACCGTGCGAAGTACATGACGACCTTCACCGACGAGCGCCGCATCGACGCCGTCGAAGAGCTGGTCTCGCTGGCAGACGAGGCTGGCGTCTCAATGCCGCACCTCGCGATGGCCTTCGCCATCTCGCATCCTGCCGTCACCAGCGCCCTTCTCGGCGCTCGCACTGAGGCGCAGCTCGACGACCTCCTCGCCGGCGTCGACACCGTCCTCTCCGACGACGTGCTCGACAGGATCGACGAGATCGTCGCGCCCGGCACCGACATCGGCACGCTCGATCAGGCCTACGTGCCGGCCTCCATCGCACAGGTGGCCCGTCGTCGTCGCCCCTTCTCGGAGCGCAGCGCCGCCTGA
- a CDS encoding TetR/AcrR family transcriptional regulator, translated as MYRHFPRRSDLVAAVMANEIDACADAAVTLAATAEPGVALMTWVEKYIELVATKRGFAAALNSGDPGLHDIGPYVRERLEPALQTLLDSARKAGDIHSETTATELIVAIALLCHPVPDEDTAFNRSLIRVFLQGLR; from the coding sequence ATGTACCGCCACTTCCCGCGCCGCTCCGACCTGGTCGCCGCCGTTATGGCCAACGAGATCGATGCCTGCGCCGACGCGGCGGTGACGCTGGCCGCCACCGCGGAGCCGGGCGTCGCCCTCATGACGTGGGTGGAGAAGTACATCGAACTGGTCGCGACCAAACGCGGTTTCGCGGCCGCTCTCAATTCGGGTGATCCCGGCCTCCACGACATCGGCCCCTATGTGCGCGAGCGCCTCGAGCCCGCGCTTCAGACTCTGCTCGACTCCGCGCGAAAGGCAGGCGACATCCACTCCGAGACCACGGCCACCGAGCTCATCGTCGCGATCGCTCTGCTCTGCCACCCTGTGCCCGACGAAGACACGGCATTCAATCGCTCACTGATCCGCGTGTTTCTACAGGGCCTTCGCTGA
- a CDS encoding TetR/AcrR family transcriptional regulator, with the protein MSEIIRGDSRADNRAKIVEAAARLLQQEGPAAVTTRGVAQAAGIQAPTIYRLFGDKDGLLEAVAEHVMATYVSSKAAVVEAAAADDVDPVDDLRAGWRAQIEFGVANPALFRLLSDPNRVMNSEAAESGRRVLEARVHRVALAGRLRASEARAVYLVQAAGTGAIHILLSTSPDQRDPGLADSMFEAVLAQIVTDADGSPRVAHASGEAPAEAAALGPAVALRATVNDLEMFSEPERALLGEWLDRAIAALQ; encoded by the coding sequence GTGAGCGAGATCATCCGGGGCGACAGTCGGGCCGACAATCGGGCGAAGATCGTCGAGGCCGCGGCTCGCCTGCTGCAGCAGGAGGGGCCGGCGGCCGTCACGACTCGTGGCGTCGCCCAGGCGGCCGGAATTCAGGCCCCGACGATCTACCGTCTCTTCGGCGACAAGGACGGTCTGCTCGAGGCGGTCGCCGAACACGTCATGGCCACGTACGTCTCGTCGAAGGCGGCAGTCGTCGAGGCCGCCGCGGCCGACGACGTCGATCCTGTCGACGATCTGCGGGCCGGCTGGCGAGCTCAGATCGAATTCGGGGTCGCGAATCCGGCGCTCTTCCGACTGCTCAGCGATCCGAACCGGGTGATGAACTCCGAGGCGGCCGAGTCGGGCCGCCGGGTGCTCGAGGCCCGTGTTCACCGGGTCGCTCTCGCCGGGCGCCTGCGGGCGTCCGAGGCGCGAGCGGTCTACCTCGTGCAAGCGGCTGGTACCGGCGCGATCCACATCCTGCTGTCGACCTCGCCCGACCAGCGCGATCCCGGCCTCGCCGACTCGATGTTCGAGGCCGTGCTCGCGCAGATCGTGACGGATGCCGACGGGTCGCCGCGAGTCGCCCACGCATCCGGCGAGGCGCCCGCAGAGGCGGCGGCGTTGGGGCCTGCGGTCGCGCTCCGGGCGACCGTGAACGACCTCGAGATGTTCAGCGAGCCCGAGCGCGCACTGCTCGGCGAATGGCTGGATCGGGCCATCGCGGCCCTGCAGTAG
- a CDS encoding NAD(P)H-binding protein, translating to MIIVTGATGALNGATVDHLLERLPPSEITVVARDAAKAQRFADRGVAVRVGGDYSDTASLPRAFEGADQLLLVSSNDPGADAVSLHGAAIDAAKSVGVGRILYTSHQGATVGSPFFPADIHARTEQLLADSGVAWTSMRNGFYLHSLTWLAGPWRETGVITVPGEGKVSWTAREDAAQAAAAILLSDGEYDGPTTITASAAVTFDEVAAIASDLTGRTIGFSRVSEDEWVAGEIASGQAEQTARFLLGFYQATDQGLFAGTDPLLATLLGHEPRTVRDFLAEPPAPSAW from the coding sequence ATGATCATCGTCACCGGCGCCACTGGCGCCCTCAACGGCGCGACCGTCGACCACCTGCTCGAGCGTCTGCCCCCGAGCGAGATCACTGTCGTGGCCCGCGACGCAGCCAAGGCTCAGCGGTTCGCCGATCGCGGCGTCGCCGTCCGGGTCGGCGGCGACTACTCCGACACCGCATCCCTGCCGAGGGCATTCGAGGGTGCCGACCAGCTGCTTCTCGTCTCGTCGAACGATCCCGGCGCCGACGCCGTCTCGCTGCACGGGGCCGCCATCGATGCCGCCAAGAGCGTCGGCGTCGGCCGAATCCTCTACACGAGCCACCAGGGCGCAACTGTCGGCAGCCCGTTCTTCCCCGCCGACATCCACGCGCGCACCGAGCAGCTGCTCGCCGACTCCGGTGTCGCGTGGACGTCGATGCGCAACGGCTTCTACCTGCACAGCCTCACCTGGTTGGCAGGCCCGTGGCGCGAGACCGGTGTCATCACCGTTCCCGGCGAGGGCAAGGTCTCGTGGACGGCGCGAGAAGACGCGGCCCAGGCGGCCGCCGCCATCCTGCTCTCCGACGGCGAGTACGACGGGCCGACCACGATCACGGCAAGCGCGGCTGTGACCTTCGACGAGGTGGCGGCGATCGCCTCCGACCTGACCGGACGCACGATCGGCTTCTCGCGGGTCTCCGAAGACGAGTGGGTCGCAGGCGAGATCGCCTCAGGGCAGGCGGAGCAGACCGCGCGATTCCTCCTCGGGTTCTACCAGGCCACCGATCAGGGGCTCTTCGCCGGCACCGACCCGCTGCTCGCAACCCTGCTGGGCCACGAGCCGCGCACCGTGCGCGACTTCCTCGCCGAGCCCCCGGCACCCTCCGCCTGGTGA
- a CDS encoding AI-2E family transporter, protein MPLQLPPRRSTGASSRNRPSRSRVRRPTVTSRRNGASPKPRLITVQAFRVGLVGVLGVGLGLAIIGGIQTIASLLTYIGVAYFLSLAVEPIIQWAGQHRVPRWSAVSGIFLILVVAAAALVLTVVPLVTHQIVGLAKRAPTALHTLTNEPWFADFTKSLGVDGGVDGLVKAASNFLKDPAHLQSIGGGLLSVGTGVVDGATAVFVVLILTAYFTSTLPAITNKAFQLIPASKAGSWRPVYDEMTHSVGRYVAGQVLLAAFNALLTCILLLVFHVPGVALLTAVAFVGALIPIVGTIVEALIIIVVCLFTSPAATIAAVIFYIVYHPLEAYILTPRVMARAVHVPGALVVIAVIGGGALGGILGALVAVPIMAAAVVLVERVIVPWQRKR, encoded by the coding sequence ATGCCCCTGCAACTGCCGCCCCGCCGCTCGACCGGCGCATCCTCGCGCAACCGGCCGTCCAGGTCGCGCGTCCGGCGCCCCACCGTGACGAGCCGCCGAAACGGCGCGAGCCCGAAGCCTCGGCTCATCACGGTGCAGGCCTTCCGAGTCGGCCTCGTCGGCGTGCTCGGCGTTGGCCTGGGTCTCGCGATCATCGGCGGAATCCAGACGATCGCCTCGCTGCTCACGTACATCGGCGTCGCCTACTTCCTTTCGCTGGCGGTCGAGCCGATCATCCAGTGGGCAGGTCAGCACCGGGTTCCGCGCTGGTCGGCAGTCAGCGGCATCTTCCTGATCCTCGTGGTGGCGGCCGCCGCCCTCGTCCTGACCGTCGTGCCCCTGGTCACGCACCAGATCGTCGGGCTGGCCAAACGGGCACCGACGGCGCTGCACACGCTGACGAACGAGCCGTGGTTCGCCGACTTCACCAAGTCGCTCGGGGTCGACGGCGGCGTGGACGGCCTCGTCAAGGCGGCGAGCAACTTCTTGAAAGATCCCGCGCACCTGCAGTCGATCGGCGGCGGACTCCTGTCGGTGGGCACGGGCGTCGTCGACGGGGCGACAGCCGTCTTCGTCGTCCTCATCCTCACCGCGTACTTCACCTCGACGCTGCCGGCGATCACCAACAAGGCGTTCCAGCTGATCCCGGCATCGAAGGCGGGCTCGTGGCGCCCCGTCTACGACGAGATGACCCATTCGGTCGGGCGGTACGTCGCAGGTCAGGTGCTTCTGGCGGCATTCAACGCGCTGCTGACCTGCATCCTGCTGCTCGTCTTCCACGTGCCGGGCGTCGCCCTGCTGACCGCCGTCGCGTTCGTCGGTGCGCTCATCCCGATCGTCGGCACGATCGTCGAAGCCCTGATCATCATCGTCGTCTGCTTGTTCACGTCGCCGGCCGCCACGATCGCCGCGGTCATCTTCTACATCGTCTACCACCCGCTCGAGGCCTACATCCTCACCCCGCGTGTGATGGCGCGAGCCGTGCACGTCCCCGGTGCGCTCGTCGTCATCGCCGTGATCGGCGGCGGCGCACTCGGCGGCATCCTCGGCGCTCTCGTCGCCGTGCCGATCATGGCCGCCGCCGTAGTGCTGGTCGAACGGGTCATCGTTCCTTGGCAGCGAAAGCGCTAG
- a CDS encoding enoyl-CoA hydratase/isomerase family protein, which produces MTVTLTRQGAIASLTLGDDENRFSAEWFDEIESALDDLEATPPGALVSAGGGKFFSNGLVEAEITAEPERRSAYLARVHDLLARVTTLPCPTVASINGHAFGAGAMLALAHDFRVMNASRGYVCFPEVDIKIPFTTGMAALIQAKIPPAAAIEAMTTGRRYGGPDALERGIVDRVSEPDDLLDDVRGFAESLLGKDPATLKAIKDMMFAGPVEALRASPLS; this is translated from the coding sequence ATGACCGTCACACTCACGCGCCAGGGCGCCATCGCCAGCCTCACCCTCGGCGACGACGAGAACCGCTTCTCGGCCGAGTGGTTCGACGAGATCGAGTCGGCGCTCGACGACCTCGAAGCGACACCGCCCGGCGCCCTGGTCTCAGCCGGTGGCGGCAAGTTCTTCTCGAACGGCCTCGTCGAGGCCGAGATCACCGCCGAGCCCGAGCGCCGGTCGGCCTACCTCGCCCGCGTGCACGACCTCCTCGCGCGAGTGACGACGCTGCCCTGCCCGACGGTCGCGTCGATCAACGGCCACGCCTTCGGCGCCGGTGCCATGCTGGCGCTCGCCCACGACTTCCGGGTGATGAACGCCAGCCGCGGCTACGTCTGCTTCCCCGAGGTCGACATCAAGATCCCCTTCACCACGGGGATGGCGGCGCTGATTCAGGCGAAGATCCCTCCGGCGGCAGCGATCGAGGCGATGACCACCGGTCGGCGCTACGGCGGGCCCGACGCCCTCGAGCGAGGGATCGTCGATCGAGTCTCCGAGCCCGACGATCTCCTGGATGACGTGCGAGGCTTCGCCGAATCTCTTCTGGGCAAGGACCCCGCCACGCTGAAGGCCATCAAGGACATGATGTTCGCCGGGCCGGTCGAGGCTCTTCGGGCCTCACCTCTCAGTTGA
- the arr gene encoding NAD(+)--rifampin ADP-ribosyltransferase, whose amino-acid sequence MAEALDDGPFFHGTKADLAVGDLLTAGFRSNYRPEIVMNHVYFTALRDGAGLSAELAPGDAAPRVYAVEPTGDFENDPNVTDKKFPGNPTRSYRSTAPLRVTGEVDDWLRLTPDALQAWRDRLAVLRADERGAIIN is encoded by the coding sequence ATGGCTGAAGCGCTCGACGATGGCCCGTTCTTCCACGGCACGAAGGCCGACCTCGCGGTCGGCGACCTTCTCACGGCCGGGTTCCGGTCGAACTACCGCCCCGAGATCGTGATGAACCACGTCTATTTCACGGCGTTGCGCGATGGTGCCGGGCTGTCGGCCGAGCTCGCGCCCGGCGACGCCGCCCCGCGGGTCTACGCCGTCGAACCCACAGGAGACTTCGAGAACGATCCCAACGTGACCGACAAGAAGTTCCCGGGCAACCCCACGAGGTCGTACCGCAGCACGGCCCCGCTTCGAGTCACCGGCGAGGTCGACGACTGGCTGCGGTTGACGCCCGACGCGCTTCAGGCGTGGCGGGATCGCCTGGCGGTGCTTCGCGCCGACGAGCGCGGGGCCATCATCAACTGA
- the arfB gene encoding alternative ribosome rescue aminoacyl-tRNA hydrolase ArfB — MDLEVNADLTIPAAEFGWRFSRSSGPGGQHVNTSDSRVQLSWSVAESPTLTDEQRLQLLARLSTRLAGGLLTVSSSEQRSQLRNRETALAKLAGLVAVGLAPEAAPRRPTRRSRGADRRRLETKAERSATKRQRQRPSTD; from the coding sequence ATGGATCTGGAGGTGAACGCTGACTTGACGATCCCGGCTGCCGAGTTCGGCTGGCGGTTCTCGCGGTCGTCGGGGCCGGGCGGGCAGCACGTCAACACCTCGGACAGCCGCGTGCAGCTCTCATGGAGCGTGGCCGAGTCACCGACGCTCACCGACGAGCAGAGGTTGCAGCTGCTCGCGCGGCTCTCCACCCGTCTCGCCGGCGGGCTGCTCACCGTCAGTTCGTCCGAGCAGCGCTCCCAGCTGCGCAACCGCGAGACCGCCCTGGCGAAGCTCGCCGGACTTGTGGCCGTGGGGCTCGCCCCGGAGGCCGCGCCGCGCCGCCCGACTCGACGGAGCCGCGGCGCCGACCGCCGGCGCCTCGAGACGAAGGCCGAGCGCTCGGCGACGAAGCGACAGCGACAGCGGCCCTCCACCGACTGA
- a CDS encoding S9 family peptidase: MATRYDYGDDAMQYGVFRPADGAARGTVILIHGGFWRGTPDYFDGPTELAEALVAEGYNIWQIEYRQLPNGGGWPGTLDDTAAAIDHLAVVVASLGIDPGPTVTVGHSAGGHLAVWALSRPDPVVTLTGAVSLAGAVNLLLGEHEDMGDSAVQNFLGGSSDDHPDRYAAADPMLRIEPTLPVRIVHGRADDVVPMNQSETYVAAALEAGQDATLTVVDGDHGVVIDPSHPAFQALLAALGDLAGAGAGAGAGA, from the coding sequence ATGGCGACCCGATACGACTACGGCGACGACGCGATGCAGTACGGCGTGTTCCGCCCGGCAGACGGAGCCGCGCGCGGCACCGTGATCCTGATCCACGGCGGTTTCTGGCGCGGCACCCCCGACTACTTCGACGGCCCGACCGAGCTCGCCGAGGCTCTCGTCGCCGAGGGCTACAACATCTGGCAGATCGAGTACCGCCAGCTGCCGAACGGCGGCGGCTGGCCGGGCACCCTCGACGACACGGCAGCCGCGATCGACCACCTCGCGGTCGTCGTCGCCTCGCTCGGCATCGACCCCGGGCCCACAGTCACGGTAGGGCACAGTGCGGGCGGCCACCTCGCCGTCTGGGCACTGTCTCGGCCCGACCCCGTCGTGACCCTCACCGGCGCCGTCAGCCTGGCCGGGGCCGTCAATCTCCTCCTCGGCGAACACGAAGACATGGGCGACAGCGCGGTCCAGAACTTCCTCGGCGGCAGCTCGGACGACCATCCCGACCGCTACGCCGCGGCCGACCCGATGCTCAGGATCGAGCCCACGCTGCCCGTGCGGATCGTCCACGGGCGCGCCGACGACGTCGTCCCGATGAACCAGTCGGAGACCTACGTCGCCGCAGCGCTCGAGGCGGGGCAGGATGCAACCCTCACGGTGGTCGACGGTGACCACGGGGTCGTCATCGACCCGTCGCATCCCGCCTTCCAGGCCCTGCTCGCAGCCCTCGGCGACCTCGCCGGAGCCGGAGCCGGAGCCGGAGCCGGAGCCTGA